A window from Mangifera indica cultivar Alphonso chromosome 2, CATAS_Mindica_2.1, whole genome shotgun sequence encodes these proteins:
- the LOC123208307 gene encoding UPF0481 protein At3g47200-like, which translates to MADQRQGEAGSSSLESIVVHKNGANTPAAVSDDENQWLGFIVNGQSLKNQQEVTSAKIERVPGMLRDVEENSGCYDPLVVSIGPYHHGDPRLELMQQHKLTMARQYVNGDLKLLKELYQKVRSMAKAAKECYADQSSVAKFSDEEFSKMMFLDACFLLQFIYCTAREERDALKIKNNMIALVQRDLILLENQIPFQVLNELSFKFGNENRKKTMLNKFVTQIRSLPPQSHKTNLKSFLGNVAFGKRKAALDVEGIAGTFESEPAHLLDLIRSSLFDKAVLTRQPPHDCSDWFSYRSAKELKEVGIHFRPSKTNRFTDVDFKSGYLAGILKLPQIYIDDSSKSMLLNLVAYEFSPNGPDDFGISSYICLMDSLIDHAEDVKELRKKGILLNFLGSDQQVADLFNEIADNLVSHPNAYAVVKDGIEKHYKSRLKIWLAEWLHDHFNSPWTVLAFIGAILALVLSVLQTYESWGPSNC; encoded by the coding sequence ATGGCAGATCAAAGACAAGGAGAAGCTGGTTCCAGCAGCCTGGAGAGCATTGTAGTCCATAAAAATGGTGCCAATACACCCGCTGCTGTTTCTGATGATGAAAATCAGTGGCTGGGCTTTATCGTGAATGGCCAAAGCTTGAAGAATCAGCAGGAGGTGACCTCGGCGAAGATAGAGAGAGTTCCAGGGATGCTTCGTGATGTTGAAGAAAACAGTGGCTGTTATGATCCTCTAGTGGTTTCGATCGGTCCTTATCACCATGGAGATCCCAGGCTTGAGTTAATGCAGCAGCACAAACTTACAATGGCGCGCCAGTATGTAAATGGGGACTTAAAGTTGCTTAAAGAGTTGTATCAGAAGGTCAGATCCATGGCGAAAGCTGCAAAAGAATGCTACGCTGACCAGAGCTCCGTCGCCAAATTCAGCGACGAGGAGTTTTCTAAAATGATGTTTCTCGATGCCTGCTTCCTCCTCCAGTTCATCTACTGCACTGCACGAGAAGAACGAGACGCCTTGAAGATTAAAAACAACATGATAGCTCTTGTTCAACGCGACTTGATCTTACTGGAGaatcaaattccttttcaaGTCCTCAATGAATTGAGCTTCAAGTTTGGAAATGAAAACAGAAAGAAGACGATGTTAAATAAGTTTGTTACACAAATTCGCAGTCTTCCTCCTCAAAGCCACAAGACAAACCTAAAAAGTTTTCTAGGTAATGTAGCTTTTGGGAAGAGAAAAGCCGCGCTGGATGTGGAGGGAATTGCTGGAACATTTGAAAGTGAACCAGCTCATCTTCTAGACCTCATTCGCAGCAGTCTCTTTGACAAAGCCGTTTTGACTCGACAGCCTCCTCACGATTGCAGTGACTGGTTTTCATACCGGTCAGCGAAGGAGCTGAAGGAAGTGGGAATCCATTTCAGGCCGAGCAAGACTAACAGATTCACAGACGTTGATTTTAAATCCGGGTATCTTGCAGGAATCCTGAAACTTCCACAAATATACATCGATGATTCATCAAAATCTATGCTTCTAAACTTGGTGGCATACGAGTTCAGCCCCAATGGGCCAGACGATTTCGGAATTTCTTCATACATATGCTTGATGGATTCGCTTATTGACCATGCTGAAGATGTTAAGGAGCTTCGAAAAAAAGGTATACTTCTGAATTTTCTGGGAAGTGATCAACAGGTTGCTGATCTTTTCAATGAGATAGCTGATAATTTGGTGTCACACCCAAATGCCTATGCGGTTGTTAAAGATGGGATAGAAAAGCATTACAAAAGCAGGTTGAAGATTTGGCTGGCAGAGTGGCTGCATGATCATTTCAACAGCCCTTGGACGGTTCTTGCTTTCATTGGTGCAATTTTAGCACTTGTCCTCAGTGTTCTTCAGACTTATGAATCCTGGGGACCTAGTAATTGCTAA